A region of the Primulina eburnea isolate SZY01 chromosome 7, ASM2296580v1, whole genome shotgun sequence genome:
ctcatACACAagctatttatttttttctctgGCGCTTCACATCACCTTTCTTCCtatcttctctcctctcatctatttctatcactctctcaaattttcgaagtgtatctctatatatattttcatcttttcttttcaaatttttcattttttggctgattgtttatttaataattttttattttaatatcacaataaattttgaattcttgaattgattttgtgatttttaatttataatttagacaaattaatgtaaattcggttatatcggttaattcagtTCGGTTACGGACttacggttttcaaaattttgaaatcggttaaccgaattaacagaatctaataaatttttattatttatcaaaattttatatatattttaatttttaattttaaaatcaatataatatatattaattgtgttcaatcaaaacttatacattttttatgtgtgtgattttatatttttatgcatttgtgtaGATTGTAGTATTCAAGAAAAATtgcatatataattaaagttaataacaatttttttaaaaaaacaagtcGGTTAATTCGGCAaccgaccgaattaaccgattttaattcggttcaATTTTTATCGGTTATGAAAAATAATTCcgtcggttcggttatggctaaatatttcggttcggttcggttatggttAATTCGATTCGGTCGATAACTGAACCGACCGAATGCTCACCCCTACACACAGATAATGATTaatgatttaacttttaaataagtaaatttatttcttaatataaatattgaaaataatttcaaactgaatatgttatatatatcaattaattattggttcaaagaaattaataaaaaaaataatatattttaattaagtacagaatttataaaattctataaaaaaaaaatccataaaagtctataaaaatcttgcgaaaaaatttacataaatccacataattttttttataaatctgtgagattctgtaaaagtcaataaaaatctatcaaacccataaaaatctatcatttaaaaaaatcattaaaagttATCAAAACTCTGACTTGAATACACCCCactaaaagattactcatgaacttaccaacgaacatgtttacgagctaacgagccgaatactgtaaagctttaatttgatttatttatcttaacgagcttcattaaacgagcttttatcgaatcgagcttcgaataactcacaaacggtttggttAGTTTATTTCCCTACTAAAACTGACAAATTTTTCAAGAATATTACATATATTCACTCCATCCATATTAGAACTTAATTTATCtaattaaactttatttaaataaaacaagTTCAAACGAAAAAGGAATAACACTATTAGCAAATAAATAAGTTTACTAGTAGTCTCCACTCAAATACATATATCCATTACACGGATCAATCAGTTCATATCTGCAAtgataagtaatatttttgacataaaaaataatattttttcaaagaTCGAGTTAAATATAAGACCTATCTAACAAAATTTACCCGTACAACAATCTCATATGATGTTTTGTGTAAACTTAATTAGTTCGATAACCGACTCATTTTCGCATGTATCATCATTAAAGAATATACTTCGGCCCGATAGATTCAAAGCCGTTGTGTCTTCACATTGTTTGTGGACCCTCAGAAACCTAGCCTCCAGAAGATGTCATCCTACAAATATCAGTCACAGAACGACTTAATGTATCCTCAATACAACAATTTATAGAATtatgaatgaaaactgaaaatTTTCCACCGTTTGAAGGGAGAATCAGTCTTTTCTTTgaattatttgattaataaatattcaattctcttttcttttttttttagaaacaaataaatattcaatTCTCTTAGTTCATGAGTTCGAGATAAGCGGACTCGTAGAAAAAATACTAGTTGAATTAGTTCAACTCCTAAAAAACAACATTCTATGCATATCTCTTCGTAGAAAAAATACTAGTTGAATTAGTTCAACTCCTAAAAAACAACATTCTATGCATATCTCTTCACATCTTGGGACCGACGAAAGCAATTTGATGTACTAAAATTTCAAGTCTCCTGGAAGAAAAATTACCTTCAGGAAATTATATGCAACTTTTACGAAACTATACTGACTTCCAATTGGTCGGCATTAGATGGTCAGTCATCATGTATACAATGCTACTCGAATTGAACAACAACTTCCTCTTCAGCTATTGTCCAATCCTCACAGCCACCAGAGCATGAAGACAGCAAGCAGCTCTAAAATAGTAAAGAGATGCAATGTGTAATAAACTTTAAAATGCTGAGAAATGCATGAAAAGCTAAAACACGGTGACCATAACATCGATATTAACAGTAACCGTGCAGCAGAAGTAAACTAAAATTTGTGAAATAACAGAATCAGTCAGGGAATACTTGACAAGGAATTGGTCATACGTCCAATTTTTTTAAGCCTGAGAATAAAGGTAACACATGCTTAATTCTGGCATGCAAATTGCCACCTTCTATATGTAGCATCCAAATATCACAGCTTCGTAAAACACAAAAGGACACTTGCCTTGGAACATGTAAAGACTACCAAAGTCATCCAATCGAATTTTTCCAACGATGTTCTTTCTGGATTATCAGTCGCTTCCTGCAAGAAGTATATCAATGGGGGCATCAGCTGCATTTCATAGTGTCTCAGTTCACCACAGAATCTGCAGAGCCCAGGATCGACAGCCTCTCCAGAAGCCAACAAGGGCTTCCCTCCATATGAATATCTGGGTGTGGGAGCACAAGGGcatttatataaatatgtatgAAAAAAGATATAGAATCACACCCACGAAGCTCAAGAtagcactgtgaaaagaaagaaCTACCAGATGCTTCAAAATCAATCATTCAATGACATAACATTTAACCATGTAACGACAGGTAATGGCAGAGTGATCTGAAGAAGCTACATAATTTGATTACAAATTTTTTTCATCTCaagataaaaagaaaaatttcagGGCTGAAAGGCGTACACACTATCAAATGAAAAAGATGGGTATACAAcgagtttaaaaaaattacctGAAGCACTGCTCTGGGTATTCATCCACTCGTTTCTTAAACTTAAGGTAAGTCCTATCAGCATGCAAGGCTCTATCATATTCATAATTCTCTTCTTCATATGTTTCATCATTTGAATGATCTTCAGAGTTATCTTCATACACTTTGACGGATGGTGAAGGATAATTTGAATTTTCAGAAGCAACTTTTCTCACAAATTTCTCTTCCTGGGTGTATATATAAAAGCAAGGCATAACTGCAATTGAATAAACATAAACATGAACTCCAAGTCAGTGAAAAGTGCTGATCATCATATTTGATACACATTGGCGTCAAAAACTAAAACAATAAATGATGACTGCATAATTATTTTCATGCACTAAACCTGGGTATCTTCACTTACGGTGTCTCACAAATTCACTAGAATGCAAACCTTACCTAGTATTTTGGAATCAATAGCTTGTTGATCTGTGTGTTGAGACTTTCTACTGGACTCGTTATCGTTGCTCTGCCTTTTACTGGTAGAAGCATCATGTGCAGCTTCGGAAAGTGCCCTGCCCAACTCCTCCAGATCTATGTCATCATCAATTTCATCACCATGCTCTTCTCTAGGTTGGAGTGACCATAGATCATCATGCCAATTAGTTTCTGTAATAGAAAGAGAAGATACTGTTGTGTGGTCCACGTCATCAAATGAAGGTAATGAATCCTCTATGCTATAAATCTTCTGAACTCGAAGAGCTCGCCACCTTCACCAGTAAATGTGAATGAGACGGTAGTAAATTTGTCCAACGACAAATTCAGTGCAGAATTCATAAaaaggttaaaaaaaaaaaccttacaGATGGCTATCACATTGTGGAACCATACAGCCAAAAATATAGATTATTCGCTCTTCTACATTTAAATCTTTACTAGAAATTGGAGCATAAACCTGGAAGATTGTGAAAAAAGTGAAGCGGAAATTACTTTCTTACATTTGTTGAGTATGATAAAAAGAAGCTGAGATTAGACCTGCGAAATGAGACTAAGATTTCTTCCACATGTATTGCACAGAAGCAGAGCTTGTATTGCAGTATTTATTGGAAAAGGCCAATCCTGTTAAACGAAAAGGAGAAACCTAAATTTTGAGGTAACAAAAATATTCCAACACCAAGTATTACCAGGTAAAATAAAACTGCATACAGGAAGTCCTCCAATTTTCGTAGAGTAATGATCAGCTGGTTCATAATTACTATCAGCCCAAGAACCTGGCAGGCCTAAAGTGACTCCAACCATCTTTGCTTTCCTGTGAAAGGAAAAATTAGCTCATGTGGTATATAACATTAGGTAAAATTTGGAAGCCATGGTAGTAAATTTGTACAAAAGAAATTGGAAGCTACCAAATATAAGAGAGAGGAAAGTTGCTTCAAATAATGTTAAGCAATACATATTTCAAACTACACACGCGAGGTCAAATTTAAGCATTTATCCCAAGCCTTTTCCATGCTCTCGaatcattcaaaaattcatTATTTCTAAAATCTCCATTTTTGGGGATCTAATACTAAAATCAAGTACACGATATGTGAGTCAAAATATAGATTGGAAAAAAAAACTTAAGTTTAAACTCTTGATTATCCAGAAATAAAACCACGTTCAATATGAGTAAGAATTCATCTGATAGAAAGAATGATATTGTACATGCTATTTTCATGATCTATCATGTTCAAGATAAAATATCAGCATTAATTTTTGTCAAAACTTTCATTGGTGCAAAATTGTTCGTCAGCAGCCAAACAATATGAGTTCGATGGATTTTAAAACACAATTTGTTTATCACAAGTATACTGAACCAAATTTTCCTTTGAACCATAGATCAAAACTAGAACAATATCTAGAAAAATGGATTATGTTTTCAATTCCAAAAGCTAAACCAACTGTAACTATTTATCAAGGTAGATTTTC
Encoded here:
- the LOC140837023 gene encoding uncharacterized protein — its product is MVGVTLGLPGSWADSNYEPADHYSTKIGGLPDWPFPINTAIQALLLCNTCGRNLSLISQVYAPISSKDLNVEERIIYIFGCMVPQCDSHLWRALRVQKIYSIEDSLPSFDDVDHTTVSSLSITETNWHDDLWSLQPREEHGDEIDDDIDLEELGRALSEAAHDASTSKRQSNDNESSRKSQHTDQQAIDSKILVMPCFYIYTQEEKFVRKVASENSNYPSPSVKVYEDNSEDHSNDETYEEENYEYDRALHADRTYLKFKKRVDEYPEQCFRYSYGGKPLLASGEAVDPGLCRFCGELRHYEMQLMPPLIYFLQEATDNPERTSLEKFDWMTLVVFTCSKSCLLSSCSGGCEDWTIAEEEVVVQFE